One part of the Treponema peruense genome encodes these proteins:
- a CDS encoding TrbC/VirB2 family protein, which translates to MVFSFMRNHKKTFLMFFMICVVCSFTFADAASEMSNSVNRIVDFFSSGWVKGIACIMLIGECLGLLFAGGQNPQIFKKFLPFIIGTVLFMCAGKIITLVFGDFGNSQFSEDLSKN; encoded by the coding sequence ATGGTATTTAGTTTTATGAGAAATCATAAAAAAACATTTTTGATGTTTTTTATGATTTGCGTGGTTTGTTCATTCACTTTTGCTGATGCAGCAAGTGAGATGAGCAATTCTGTAAACAGAATCGTAGACTTTTTCTCTTCAGGCTGGGTAAAGGGTATTGCATGTATCATGCTTATCGGTGAATGTCTTGGTCTTTTGTTTGCCGGAGGTCAGAATCCGCAGATTTTTAAGAAGTTCCTTCCGTTTATTATCGGAACGGTGCTTTTTATGTGTGCCGGAAAAATCATTACCCTGGTATTCGGAGATTTCGGAAACTCTCAGTTCTCTGAAGACCTGTCTAAAAATTAA
- a CDS encoding ATPase, T2SS/T4P/T4SS family: protein MNEQQAINAREEKAKRVFDNFLQDLGIVKKYFEDPSITDIKIIGTGEIIIEKFVVGKVFTGEFLEPAQVKGIILSAAHLLNVDIDYSTGLPKLECVLPKPYNLRFTGMLPPAVANAEIAMRRPASKIYTLEEYVKNEQLQKDEYELICRYIQERKNILVGGSTGSGKTTFTNAILRKMVEYTPNDSFYIVEDVPELQCPAHDKTFLSVNRKCAAEAVRTALRWTPNRIIFGEVRYGEVADELIKSWNTGHTGNVTTIHADTAGSMLLRLEDILAEVINGKLPDLTQVIHLCVHLKKRPGKAPIVDEVMPVKEGTKSFINMLRENNLA, encoded by the coding sequence GTGAACGAACAGCAGGCAATTAATGCTAGGGAAGAGAAGGCAAAACGTGTCTTTGACAATTTCCTTCAGGATTTGGGAATCGTTAAAAAATATTTTGAAGACCCTTCCATAACAGATATAAAAATTATTGGAACCGGAGAAATCATCATTGAAAAGTTTGTAGTTGGCAAAGTTTTTACAGGTGAGTTTTTGGAACCAGCTCAGGTAAAGGGAATTATTCTAAGTGCAGCACACCTTTTGAATGTAGACATTGATTATTCAACAGGGCTTCCAAAACTGGAATGTGTGCTTCCAAAGCCTTATAACCTTCGCTTTACTGGAATGCTTCCTCCGGCTGTCGCAAACGCAGAAATTGCAATGAGACGACCAGCAAGTAAGATTTATACGCTTGAAGAATACGTTAAGAATGAACAGCTTCAAAAAGATGAATATGAGCTTATCTGCAGGTACATACAGGAACGCAAGAACATTCTTGTAGGAGGAAGTACAGGAAGCGGAAAGACAACTTTTACAAATGCAATTTTGAGAAAAATGGTTGAGTATACGCCAAATGATTCGTTTTATATCGTTGAGGACGTACCTGAATTACAGTGTCCGGCTCACGATAAGACTTTTTTGAGCGTAAACAGAAAATGTGCAGCTGAAGCCGTGCGAACGGCTCTTAGATGGACTCCAAACAGAATTATATTCGGAGAAGTTCGTTATGGGGAGGTAGCCGATGAATTGATTAAATCGTGGAACACGGGTCACACGGGTAATGTGACAACAATCCATGCCGATACGGCAGGAAGCATGTTATTGAGGTTGGAAGATATTTTGGCAGAAGTTATAAACGGAAAGCTTCCCGACTTGACTCAGGTAATACATTTATGTGTTCACCTGAAAAAAAGACCTGGAAAAGCTCCTATAGTAGATGAGGTTATGCCTGTGAAAGAGGGTACAAAATCATTTATAAATATGCTTCGGGAAAATAATCTTGCATAG
- a CDS encoding VirB3 family type IV secretion system protein, whose translation MKSLSDFAMPVHKSFHQPDLLLGVQKNIFLIIFLIFAIVAYLFGIIASAILTALIYIPCLILTKHDPHMISIALNSLIEPDRLEG comes from the coding sequence ATGAAAAGTTTAAGTGATTTTGCAATGCCAGTTCATAAAAGCTTTCATCAGCCAGACTTACTTTTAGGAGTTCAGAAAAATATTTTTCTGATTATTTTTCTTATTTTTGCAATTGTAGCGTATCTGTTCGGTATCATTGCGTCTGCAATCCTTACGGCATTGATTTACATTCCTTGCCTGATTCTGACAAAACATGACCCGCACATGATTTCAATTGCGCTCAATTCTTTGATTGAACCTGACAGACTGGAGGGCTAA
- a CDS encoding type IV secretory system conjugative DNA transfer family protein: MEKNEFLRQDPKKSHRKLIYDLTNLIIPVLILIIGIFLSTQKFAEMMGYNPSYCEQPIYILKHSIGKYPAGYPIFNPIVILITMFRNPFDHLVQDAIGQASIPGTICAVIAVFTWLTISIIRSRGFNKNDNIYGTARWGTKKDLKKFGLCEEHGVVLAQQYDAETESIINKKGNFGLSLKKSAKLICHAGTSHTLVIAPTRSGKGVGTVVPTCVSYRESMIIFDPKGELYNMTAGYRKKFSRVIKFSPVQMETACFNPLEEVELDENAFRDIGTILTNIFQKGDKGGDSNSDFFDNNARDLLTGVIFHVLSAVNEDGEHLYKREERCIAGVLRIFARAASGTDEEGNPLPAGEALLDEMINSKHLDKNGEVSDYIHGIILDVAMSAKQQHEKVRSDIMQTVQSKLNLFRDPFIRHVTSKSDFKLSDFYESKEPISLYLTLPFGDVDRIMPVFQLIIDFIVRRFSSGELRAGEKEKVLKHPILFMIDEFPVLGNMKFLATSLGILAGYGLRFYLVVQAYQQLVKIYGQENTFIDNCRYILIYAPNNPQDADKFSKMIGKKSVSKENLSVSGSRFSVALNNLNTSSQEMAVDLINPDELMKVPYTDCIILGHNMPPYMGKKNVFYADERFKWKVFNENVDTGKVETGFPAPYAQEDIDRETAGLPSQIKKREEDAKEKKFEEEINEKKELKKEKEAFDPIAFLETYQADDKGENVEWDAPFDIETDDDEPPPKKSEYTLEDFDSEGDVVYENTEN; the protein is encoded by the coding sequence ATGGAAAAAAATGAATTCTTACGGCAGGATCCGAAAAAATCTCACAGAAAGTTAATTTATGATTTAACTAATCTGATTATACCTGTGCTTATTCTGATTATCGGAATTTTTCTGTCTACCCAAAAGTTTGCAGAAATGATGGGCTATAATCCTTCGTACTGTGAGCAGCCTATTTATATTCTCAAACACAGTATAGGAAAATATCCGGCTGGTTATCCTATTTTTAATCCGATTGTAATTTTAATTACGATGTTTCGTAATCCTTTTGACCATCTTGTTCAGGATGCAATAGGACAGGCTTCAATTCCAGGAACAATATGTGCCGTAATTGCTGTATTCACATGGCTTACGATTTCTATAATCAGAAGCCGTGGTTTTAACAAAAATGACAATATCTATGGAACGGCTCGCTGGGGAACAAAAAAAGACTTAAAGAAATTCGGTCTTTGCGAGGAGCATGGAGTTGTCCTTGCCCAGCAATACGATGCAGAAACTGAAAGTATCATCAATAAAAAAGGTAACTTCGGATTAAGTCTTAAAAAATCCGCAAAACTTATCTGTCATGCAGGTACCTCTCATACACTTGTAATTGCTCCAACACGCTCTGGTAAAGGTGTAGGTACTGTTGTTCCAACCTGTGTTTCTTACCGTGAAAGCATGATTATTTTTGACCCTAAAGGTGAATTATATAACATGACTGCTGGCTACAGAAAAAAGTTCAGCCGTGTTATCAAGTTTTCTCCAGTTCAGATGGAGACCGCATGTTTTAATCCGCTGGAAGAAGTTGAGCTTGATGAAAATGCCTTCCGTGATATTGGTACAATCCTCACAAACATTTTCCAGAAAGGTGATAAAGGAGGTGATTCTAACTCAGATTTCTTTGACAATAACGCAAGAGACCTTTTGACTGGAGTTATTTTCCATGTTCTTTCTGCGGTAAATGAAGACGGAGAACACCTGTATAAAAGGGAAGAGCGATGTATCGCTGGTGTTCTTCGTATTTTCGCCCGTGCAGCCTCTGGTACCGATGAGGAAGGTAATCCACTCCCGGCAGGGGAGGCTTTACTTGATGAAATGATTAACTCTAAGCATCTTGATAAAAACGGTGAAGTTTCAGATTACATTCACGGAATCATTCTTGATGTTGCAATGTCTGCAAAACAGCAGCATGAAAAAGTACGCTCGGACATCATGCAGACAGTTCAATCAAAACTAAACCTCTTCCGTGATCCGTTTATCCGCCATGTTACAAGTAAATCTGATTTCAAACTTTCAGACTTTTATGAAAGTAAAGAACCGATTTCACTTTACCTTACCTTGCCGTTTGGTGATGTAGACCGTATCATGCCAGTTTTCCAGCTCATCATTGACTTTATTGTAAGACGCTTTTCTTCTGGAGAATTGAGGGCTGGTGAGAAAGAAAAGGTTTTAAAGCATCCTATTCTTTTTATGATAGACGAGTTCCCTGTTTTGGGAAACATGAAATTCCTTGCTACTTCTCTTGGTATCTTAGCTGGTTACGGTCTTCGCTTCTACCTTGTAGTTCAGGCATATCAGCAGCTTGTAAAGATTTATGGTCAGGAAAACACATTTATTGATAACTGCCGTTATATTTTGATTTATGCACCAAATAATCCGCAGGACGCAGACAAATTTTCAAAAATGATTGGTAAAAAATCAGTTTCTAAGGAAAACCTTTCTGTAAGTGGCTCCCGTTTTTCTGTAGCCCTCAATAACCTTAATACTTCTTCTCAGGAAATGGCTGTAGACCTTATAAACCCAGATGAGCTTATGAAGGTTCCTTATACGGACTGTATTATCCTTGGCCACAATATGCCGCCATATATGGGAAAGAAAAATGTCTTTTATGCTGATGAGCGTTTCAAGTGGAAAGTATTTAATGAAAACGTTGATACTGGAAAAGTTGAAACAGGTTTTCCGGCTCCCTATGCTCAGGAAGATATAGACAGAGAAACCGCTGGACTTCCTTCTCAAATTAAAAAAAGAGAAGAAGATGCAAAAGAAAAGAAGTTTGAAGAAGAAATAAATGAGAAGAAAGAGCTTAAAAAGGAAAAAGAAGCATTTGACCCTATAGCGTTTCTTGAAACTTATCAGGCAGACGATAAAGGCGAAAACGTTGAATGGGATGCTCCTTTTGACATTGAAACAGATGATGATGAACCGCCTCCAAAAAAGTCGGAGTATACGCTTGAAGATTTTGATTCAGAAGGCGATGTCGTCTATGAAAATACAGAAAATTAA
- a CDS encoding TraG/VirB4 family ATPase, whose translation MLGVDFLGAKFKLSQKHKMDKLCYYLPYNFLIGKYEEGLVYLKPGALMRTYSFKCPDLGSASAEAINAVSMYFNDSIKRLGDGWAAHFEARRQVTRDYPGCNWNNKLGYLIDSRRKEIFQNESTHYKNYYFLTLTYQVKSDLTSKGSSLLYKSDNSAGQDYFNHRNVQKEIQLFRDLSEECISYVKSRLEISPLNNDEVVSYIASSMSTTWKKRIAPTSPVFFDSFITEEDIETGTCMKVGKMYCPIVAIRDFPTETYPAVFDLLNKADVDYKWTTRWIGMNKVASAKLIEKYQKRFNNSRKSWGQAFVEAAGNVSTDRVDPAAIAFEEDTNTAKVSLSKDMVSFGYYTSCIEVWDENYDVAMEKATYIAGLINSAGFGAKIEISNSFQAWLGMLPGNNYADVHKTLLSSINCANIIPLSSLWSGDFKNRWTSEHIGCGAPLLTATSHRSPFFLNLNVGDLFHSFIFGPSGAGKSTFLCLLESQWLKYKDAQVIVLDKDKTARGVCIASGGSYVEPGADDFAFQPLKDLESELDITWASEFIELLLNEQNVIVDARKKDAIRDALMQLRDTKAPERRDITSFQQYVQDDDIKVGIEPYTLDGQYGSIFDAHDTKLDLARFIMIEMGTLMKLGEACVTPALAFIFKFIEKRFAKENDDKGHPTLLVMDEAWVFLNNEYFSTKIDEWLRTLRKKHVAVVFATQDVPSVAKSSISSTILSQCQTKFYLADPNAASDMISSYYASFGLEEDEIAALSRARMKQDYFYKSPNGSRMFQLELDKFQLALLCPPKSIMDELERRYGRNSGKELAEEILEAQGFRTDFYMKNYK comes from the coding sequence ATGCTTGGTGTTGATTTTTTAGGAGCTAAATTCAAACTGTCTCAGAAACACAAGATGGATAAACTCTGTTATTATCTTCCTTACAATTTTTTAATCGGAAAATATGAAGAAGGTCTTGTATACCTAAAGCCAGGAGCTTTAATGAGGACTTATTCTTTTAAGTGTCCTGATCTTGGCAGTGCAAGTGCAGAAGCAATAAATGCCGTTTCTATGTATTTCAATGACTCTATAAAAAGACTCGGTGACGGCTGGGCAGCACATTTTGAAGCAAGAAGGCAGGTAACAAGAGATTATCCTGGTTGTAACTGGAACAATAAACTCGGCTATCTTATTGATTCAAGAAGAAAAGAAATCTTTCAGAACGAAAGCACACACTATAAAAACTATTATTTTTTGACTTTGACATATCAGGTAAAAAGTGACCTTACTTCCAAAGGGTCAAGCCTTTTATATAAATCAGACAATTCCGCAGGTCAGGATTATTTTAACCACCGGAATGTTCAGAAAGAAATTCAGCTGTTCAGAGATTTGTCTGAAGAATGTATTTCTTACGTAAAATCTCGCCTTGAAATTAGTCCGTTGAATAATGATGAAGTAGTCAGTTACATAGCATCCTCTATGTCTACGACATGGAAAAAAAGGATTGCTCCTACTTCTCCTGTTTTCTTTGATTCGTTCATTACTGAAGAAGACATTGAAACCGGAACTTGTATGAAGGTTGGAAAGATGTACTGTCCTATAGTTGCCATAAGGGATTTTCCGACAGAAACATATCCGGCTGTTTTTGACCTTTTGAACAAAGCTGATGTCGATTACAAGTGGACTACCAGATGGATTGGGATGAACAAGGTTGCTTCTGCAAAACTGATTGAAAAATATCAGAAGCGATTCAACAACTCACGAAAAAGCTGGGGCCAGGCTTTTGTAGAAGCTGCCGGAAATGTTTCTACCGACCGTGTAGACCCAGCTGCAATTGCCTTTGAGGAAGACACAAACACTGCCAAAGTTTCTCTTTCTAAGGATATGGTTTCTTTCGGCTACTATACTTCATGTATAGAAGTATGGGATGAAAACTATGATGTCGCTATGGAAAAAGCAACATACATAGCAGGTCTTATAAACTCGGCTGGATTCGGAGCCAAAATTGAGATTTCAAACTCGTTCCAGGCATGGCTTGGTATGCTTCCTGGAAACAATTATGCTGATGTTCACAAAACTCTTTTATCAAGCATAAACTGTGCGAACATTATTCCTCTGTCTTCGCTTTGGAGTGGAGACTTTAAGAACAGGTGGACTAGCGAGCATATTGGCTGCGGAGCGCCTCTTTTGACCGCTACAAGCCACCGCTCTCCGTTCTTCTTAAACCTTAATGTAGGCGATCTATTTCATTCATTTATTTTCGGCCCTTCTGGAGCTGGTAAATCTACGTTCCTCTGTCTTCTGGAAAGCCAGTGGCTTAAATACAAGGATGCACAGGTAATTGTTCTTGATAAGGATAAGACTGCCCGTGGAGTCTGTATTGCGAGTGGTGGAAGTTATGTTGAGCCAGGTGCAGATGATTTTGCGTTTCAGCCTTTAAAAGACCTTGAATCTGAGCTTGATATTACCTGGGCAAGTGAGTTTATTGAGCTTTTACTGAACGAACAGAATGTGATTGTAGACGCTCGAAAAAAAGATGCGATTCGTGATGCCCTTATGCAGCTTCGTGACACGAAAGCTCCAGAAAGGCGGGATATTACATCTTTCCAGCAGTATGTTCAGGATGATGATATAAAGGTCGGAATAGAGCCTTATACGCTTGACGGTCAGTATGGTTCAATTTTTGATGCACACGACACAAAGCTTGACCTTGCAAGATTCATCATGATAGAGATGGGAACTCTTATGAAGCTCGGTGAAGCGTGTGTTACTCCGGCACTTGCCTTTATCTTTAAGTTCATTGAAAAACGTTTTGCAAAAGAAAATGACGATAAAGGGCATCCAACACTTCTTGTAATGGATGAAGCCTGGGTATTCTTGAACAATGAATATTTTTCAACGAAGATTGATGAATGGCTTAGAACCTTGCGTAAGAAACATGTTGCCGTAGTTTTTGCGACACAGGATGTTCCTTCTGTTGCAAAGTCATCTATATCTTCAACAATTCTTTCTCAATGTCAGACAAAGTTTTATCTTGCAGACCCTAATGCTGCAAGTGATATGATTTCTTCTTACTACGCTTCTTTCGGTCTTGAAGAAGATGAAATTGCAGCTCTTTCAAGGGCAAGAATGAAGCAGGATTATTTTTACAAGTCTCCTAACGGCTCAAGAATGTTTCAGCTTGAGCTTGATAAATTCCAGCTTGCCTTGTTGTGTCCGCCAAAAAGCATTATGGACGAGCTTGAAAGAAGATACGGCCGCAACAGCGGAAAAGAGCTTGCAGAAGAAATTCTTGAAGCCCAGGGATTCAGAACTGATTTTTATATGAAGAACTATAAGTAG